A single region of the Micropterus dolomieu isolate WLL.071019.BEF.003 ecotype Adirondacks linkage group LG02, ASM2129224v1, whole genome shotgun sequence genome encodes:
- the ccdc47 gene encoding PAT complex subunit CCDC47 isoform X2 translates to MSLGPIMRSAYLLLIPALLLLLALPVSKGRYNDDFDDGEDLADFDDNDFAEFEDMNDDPAAEEETAPPPRVSPSSQPEEDEDEDEATVELEDGQDGFEDSETQDQDMYSKYDQEEFEGIGDMEKTGHSMKDPLIIHTVPAHLQNSWESYYMEILMVTGLLAYIMNYIIGKNKNSRLAQAWFNSHRELLESNFALVGDDGTSKEAVSTGKLNQENEHIYNLWCSGRVCCEGMLIQLKFLKRQDLLNVLARMMRPICDQVQIKVTLNEEDMDTFVFAVGTKKAMARLQKEMQDLSEFCGDKPKSGAKYGLPDSLAILSEMGEVTDGVMDNKMVHYITNNADKIESIHFSDQFSGPKVMQEEGQPLKLPETKKTLLFTFNVPGMGNTSPKDMDALLPLMNMVIYSIDKVKKLRLNREGKQKADRNRARVEENFLKQTHAQRQEAAQTRREEKKRAEKERIMNEEDPDRQRRLEEAAQRREQKKIEKKQMKMKQIKVKAM, encoded by the exons ATGTCATTAG GTCCCATTATGCGCAGTGCGTATCTCCTCCTGATACcagctctgctgctcctcctggcCCTTCCTGTCTCCAAGGGACGCTACAATGATGACTTTGATGATGGCGAGGACCTAGCAGACTTTGATGACAATGACTTTGCTGAGTTTGAGGACATGAACGATGATCCAGCGGCCGAGGAAGAAACTGCCCCTCCGCCTCGTGTCTCACCGTCCTCGCAGCCtgaagaggatgaagatgaagatgaagccACTGTGGAGCTGGAGGATGGCCAAGATGGTTTTGAGGACTCAGAGACACAG GATCAAGACATGTACAGCAAATATGACCAGGAGGAGTTTGAGGGGATTGGAGACATGGAGAAGACAGGCCACTCCATGAAGGATCCCCTCATAATCCACACA GTTCCTGCACATCTGCAAAACAGCTGGGAGAGTTATTACATGGAGATCCTGATGGTGACTGGCCTGTTGGCCTACATCATGAACTACATCATTGGCAAGAACAAGAACAGTCGCCTTGCTCAGGCCTGGTTCAACTCACACAGAGAACTTCTAGAGAGCAACTTTGCACTAGTGG GTGACGATGGCACCAGTAAAGAAGCAGTGAGCACTGGGAAGCTGAATCAGGAAAATGAGCACATCTACAACCTTTGGTGCTCGGGACGTGTGTGCTGTGAAGGCATGCTGATCCAACTTAAG TTTCTGAAGAGGCAGGACCTGCTCAATGTTCTGGCCAGGATGATGAGGCCCATCTGTGATCAAGTG CAAATCAAAGTGACTCTTAATGAGGAGGACATGGACACTTTTGTGTTTGCTGTTGGCACCAAGAAGGCCATGGCCAGGCTTCAGAAGGAGATGCAGGACTTG AGTGAGTTCTGCGGGGACAAGCCTAAGTCTGGGGCAAAGTATGGGCTCCCAGACTCCCTGGCTATTCTAAGTGAGATGGGTGAAGTCACAGATGGGGTGATGGACAACAAG atGGTGCATTATATCACCAACAATGCTGACAAGATTGAGTCCATTCATTTCTCGGACCAATTTTCTGGTCCAAAAGTTATGCAAGA GGAGGGTCAGCCCTTAAAGCTGCCTGAGACCAAGAAGAcgctgctgtttacatttaaTG tgCCTGGCATGGGCAACACCTCTCCCAAAGACATGGATGCTCTGCTCCCTCTCATGAACATGGTGATCTACAGCATCGATAAAGTCAAGAAACTCCGTCTCAACAGAGAG GGCAAACAGAAAGCAGACAGAAACCGGGCCCGTGTGGAGGAGAACTTCCTGAAGCAGACTCACGCTCAGCGTCAGGAGGCAGCCCAGACCCGCcgggaggagaagaagagggcTGAGAAAGAGAGGATCATGAATGAGGAGGACCCTGACAGACAACGTCGTCTTGAG
- the ccdc47 gene encoding PAT complex subunit CCDC47 isoform X1: MKNIKKKKKKKKSRALQALTSLQGQFSSTSATFIVSNSPGPIMRSAYLLLIPALLLLLALPVSKGRYNDDFDDGEDLADFDDNDFAEFEDMNDDPAAEEETAPPPRVSPSSQPEEDEDEDEATVELEDGQDGFEDSETQDQDMYSKYDQEEFEGIGDMEKTGHSMKDPLIIHTVPAHLQNSWESYYMEILMVTGLLAYIMNYIIGKNKNSRLAQAWFNSHRELLESNFALVGDDGTSKEAVSTGKLNQENEHIYNLWCSGRVCCEGMLIQLKFLKRQDLLNVLARMMRPICDQVQIKVTLNEEDMDTFVFAVGTKKAMARLQKEMQDLSEFCGDKPKSGAKYGLPDSLAILSEMGEVTDGVMDNKMVHYITNNADKIESIHFSDQFSGPKVMQEEGQPLKLPETKKTLLFTFNVPGMGNTSPKDMDALLPLMNMVIYSIDKVKKLRLNREGKQKADRNRARVEENFLKQTHAQRQEAAQTRREEKKRAEKERIMNEEDPDRQRRLEEAAQRREQKKIEKKQMKMKQIKVKAM, from the exons ATGAAAAacattaagaagaagaagaagaagaagaagagccgTGCACTTCAGGCGTTAACATCACTACAAGGGCAGTTCAGCTCAACCAGCGCTACGTTTATTGTCAGTAATTCTCCAG GTCCCATTATGCGCAGTGCGTATCTCCTCCTGATACcagctctgctgctcctcctggcCCTTCCTGTCTCCAAGGGACGCTACAATGATGACTTTGATGATGGCGAGGACCTAGCAGACTTTGATGACAATGACTTTGCTGAGTTTGAGGACATGAACGATGATCCAGCGGCCGAGGAAGAAACTGCCCCTCCGCCTCGTGTCTCACCGTCCTCGCAGCCtgaagaggatgaagatgaagatgaagccACTGTGGAGCTGGAGGATGGCCAAGATGGTTTTGAGGACTCAGAGACACAG GATCAAGACATGTACAGCAAATATGACCAGGAGGAGTTTGAGGGGATTGGAGACATGGAGAAGACAGGCCACTCCATGAAGGATCCCCTCATAATCCACACA GTTCCTGCACATCTGCAAAACAGCTGGGAGAGTTATTACATGGAGATCCTGATGGTGACTGGCCTGTTGGCCTACATCATGAACTACATCATTGGCAAGAACAAGAACAGTCGCCTTGCTCAGGCCTGGTTCAACTCACACAGAGAACTTCTAGAGAGCAACTTTGCACTAGTGG GTGACGATGGCACCAGTAAAGAAGCAGTGAGCACTGGGAAGCTGAATCAGGAAAATGAGCACATCTACAACCTTTGGTGCTCGGGACGTGTGTGCTGTGAAGGCATGCTGATCCAACTTAAG TTTCTGAAGAGGCAGGACCTGCTCAATGTTCTGGCCAGGATGATGAGGCCCATCTGTGATCAAGTG CAAATCAAAGTGACTCTTAATGAGGAGGACATGGACACTTTTGTGTTTGCTGTTGGCACCAAGAAGGCCATGGCCAGGCTTCAGAAGGAGATGCAGGACTTG AGTGAGTTCTGCGGGGACAAGCCTAAGTCTGGGGCAAAGTATGGGCTCCCAGACTCCCTGGCTATTCTAAGTGAGATGGGTGAAGTCACAGATGGGGTGATGGACAACAAG atGGTGCATTATATCACCAACAATGCTGACAAGATTGAGTCCATTCATTTCTCGGACCAATTTTCTGGTCCAAAAGTTATGCAAGA GGAGGGTCAGCCCTTAAAGCTGCCTGAGACCAAGAAGAcgctgctgtttacatttaaTG tgCCTGGCATGGGCAACACCTCTCCCAAAGACATGGATGCTCTGCTCCCTCTCATGAACATGGTGATCTACAGCATCGATAAAGTCAAGAAACTCCGTCTCAACAGAGAG GGCAAACAGAAAGCAGACAGAAACCGGGCCCGTGTGGAGGAGAACTTCCTGAAGCAGACTCACGCTCAGCGTCAGGAGGCAGCCCAGACCCGCcgggaggagaagaagagggcTGAGAAAGAGAGGATCATGAATGAGGAGGACCCTGACAGACAACGTCGTCTTGAG